From one Ignavibacteria bacterium genomic stretch:
- a CDS encoding NAD-dependent epimerase/dehydratase family protein, with the protein MKILVTGGAGFIGSHIVDLCVEKGHEVVVLDDLSSGKRSYVHPKAALIVQDITSDQTTQLILDEEFDQIFHFAAHMELRQSIVKPLFDANVNILGSIRILDAARASGVKNLVLASTMAVLGVQNTYPATETHSTSPISPYGTSKLAMEHYAEYHRNAYNMKVCCLRFGTVYGPRQNPNGDNGMVAIFLRKFFKGAIPTIYGDGTQTRDYVYVKDAAMAAIMAMDHNLNGTYFVATNTEVSVNAMVAEMLKYCPPGAQVQFGNPKPGDPERTLASSALFTLLTGWKPNTSIADGIAETAEWFHRVTVDNS; encoded by the coding sequence ATGAAGATACTTGTAACTGGTGGAGCCGGGTTTATCGGCTCTCATATTGTGGACTTGTGCGTTGAAAAAGGACATGAGGTGGTGGTGCTCGACGATTTGAGCTCCGGCAAACGCTCGTATGTTCACCCAAAGGCAGCGTTAATCGTTCAGGACATTACATCAGACCAGACAACTCAGCTGATACTTGATGAGGAGTTTGACCAGATCTTTCATTTTGCAGCTCACATGGAGTTGCGCCAAAGCATCGTAAAACCACTGTTCGATGCGAACGTTAACATATTGGGTAGCATTCGAATCCTGGATGCGGCAAGAGCATCCGGTGTTAAGAACCTCGTCCTTGCCTCCACCATGGCCGTACTGGGAGTACAAAACACGTATCCTGCAACCGAGACCCATAGTACAAGCCCCATATCACCCTATGGCACAAGTAAACTGGCAATGGAACATTATGCCGAGTACCACAGGAATGCATACAATATGAAGGTCTGCTGCCTGCGATTTGGAACAGTGTATGGTCCCCGACAAAATCCCAATGGCGACAACGGTATGGTAGCCATCTTCCTACGGAAATTTTTTAAAGGGGCTATACCAACGATTTACGGCGATGGTACCCAGACACGCGACTACGTCTATGTAAAAGATGCAGCCATGGCTGCCATAATGGCAATGGACCATAACCTTAACGGAACCTACTTTGTTGCTACAAACACCGAGGTATCTGTTAATGCCATGGTAGCCGAAATGCTCAAGTACTGTCCGCCCGGTGCACAAGTACAGTTTGGTAATCCGAAACCCGGCGATCCGGAGCGTACGCTCGCCAGTTCAGCACTCTTCACGTTGCTCACCGGTTGGAAACCCAACACCTCGATTGCTGATGGAATTGCTGAAACGGCAGAGTGGTTCCATAGGGTTACCGTTGATAACTCTTAG
- the purD gene encoding phosphoribosylamine--glycine ligase gives MSERILLLGSGGREHALAWSMRKSASCATLWCAPGNPGIAEVAEPVSLSLTDAASVVEWCQVHKPTCIVIGPEQPLASGVSDALRSAGFAVFGPSAAAARLESSKGFAKDFMLRHAIPTAAYKRFTNRDEAEQYVKGAPLPVVVKYDGLAAGKGVVVAHSQQEAILAVQEMFAGSFGSDGVVIEEFLEGVEASIFAVTDGKEYVTLAPAHDYKRIGDADTGKNTGGMGSVAPSPRVTSDVLMKVKTRIIEPTLRGMNSEGMPFIGCLYCGIMIDQGGNPYVVEFNARFGDPETQSVLSVLRADTAELVASAARGSLNTSAISDIAEGIAVCVVLASGGYPDSYAKGVEITGIHHAETDHEVRVFHAGTAWSSGGEGRSPVLVTNGGRVLGVTAVRDTLEAATVAAYEACDCISFDMMYYRTDIGKSK, from the coding sequence ATGTCTGAACGCATTTTATTACTGGGATCGGGTGGGCGTGAGCATGCTCTTGCCTGGTCTATGCGGAAGTCTGCCTCGTGCGCTACCCTTTGGTGTGCACCCGGTAATCCGGGGATTGCTGAGGTTGCCGAACCCGTGTCACTATCGCTGACCGATGCTGCTTCGGTCGTGGAGTGGTGTCAGGTACATAAGCCCACCTGCATTGTCATTGGTCCCGAACAGCCGCTTGCCTCGGGTGTTTCCGACGCACTTCGCAGCGCAGGTTTTGCAGTGTTCGGGCCATCAGCAGCAGCGGCCCGGCTGGAATCCAGCAAGGGCTTTGCAAAGGATTTTATGCTCCGTCACGCTATACCAACCGCTGCCTATAAACGGTTTACCAATCGTGACGAAGCTGAACAGTATGTGAAGGGGGCTCCGTTGCCAGTCGTTGTTAAGTATGACGGGCTGGCGGCCGGAAAAGGCGTCGTTGTTGCACACTCCCAACAAGAAGCAATCCTGGCAGTCCAGGAAATGTTCGCTGGATCGTTTGGTTCTGACGGCGTGGTCATCGAAGAGTTCCTGGAAGGGGTAGAGGCGAGCATTTTTGCTGTCACCGACGGCAAGGAATACGTCACTCTTGCACCGGCACACGACTACAAACGTATCGGAGATGCTGATACGGGTAAAAATACCGGAGGTATGGGATCGGTAGCACCGTCGCCCAGAGTAACTTCCGATGTGTTAATGAAGGTTAAAACCCGGATTATTGAACCCACGCTGCGTGGCATGAATTCCGAAGGCATGCCCTTTATTGGATGTCTGTATTGCGGTATTATGATAGACCAGGGTGGCAACCCCTATGTGGTTGAGTTTAACGCACGGTTTGGTGATCCGGAAACACAGAGCGTTCTGTCAGTCCTTCGGGCCGACACCGCCGAATTAGTTGCATCGGCAGCAAGGGGAAGCCTTAACACATCCGCAATTTCAGATATAGCCGAAGGGATCGCAGTATGCGTGGTACTGGCGTCTGGGGGCTATCCGGATTCGTATGCAAAGGGAGTGGAAATCACGGGTATTCATCATGCAGAAACTGACCATGAGGTGCGCGTTTTTCATGCCGGAACAGCCTGGTCCAGTGGTGGCGAAGGCCGTAGCCCGGTGCTGGTTACAAATGGCGGCAGGGTTCTGGGAGTAACGGCAGTGCGTGATACGCTGGAAGCCGCCACGGTTGCTGCATATGAGGCGTGCGACTGCATAAGCTTCGACATGATGTATTATCGTACTGATATCGGTAAAAGCAAATGA
- a CDS encoding DUF3127 domain-containing protein, whose translation MANAFDITGTIQAIMDTTQVTDTFKKREFVLEIADGNYPQSIKFQVTQDRTALLDNYKLGNQVKVTFNLKGRQFQRKDGTVDYWLNLECWRIESVQAGGPDTGTTDYSQIQPAVAGNISDDLEDLPF comes from the coding sequence ATGGCAAACGCATTTGATATCACCGGAACGATCCAGGCAATCATGGATACCACGCAGGTAACGGACACCTTTAAAAAGCGGGAATTCGTTCTTGAAATTGCCGACGGGAATTACCCGCAGTCAATCAAATTCCAGGTAACTCAGGATAGAACAGCCCTCCTGGATAATTATAAACTTGGCAACCAGGTGAAGGTCACCTTTAATCTGAAAGGGAGACAGTTTCAGCGGAAGGACGGAACAGTCGACTACTGGCTTAACCTGGAATGTTGGCGAATCGAATCCGTTCAGGCAGGCGGTCCCGACACAGGAACCACAGATTATTCTCAGATTCAGCCGGCAGTTGCAGGTAATATCTCTGACGACTTGGAAGACCTTCCATTCTAA
- a CDS encoding multidrug efflux SMR transporter, which translates to MNWLYLIIGGLFEVVFASCLGKAKETSGPEMYWWYGAFLVSLAISMLLLLKAVQTLPIGTAYAVWTGIGAIGTTVMGIVFFKDPTDFWRLFFLFTLIASIVGLKYFSP; encoded by the coding sequence ATGAATTGGCTTTACCTGATTATTGGCGGTCTCTTTGAAGTAGTATTTGCCTCTTGTCTGGGCAAGGCCAAGGAAACCTCCGGACCCGAGATGTACTGGTGGTATGGTGCATTTCTGGTTTCACTCGCAATCAGCATGCTCCTGTTACTTAAGGCAGTTCAGACTCTCCCGATTGGGACAGCGTATGCCGTGTGGACAGGGATTGGCGCAATTGGAACAACGGTGATGGGAATTGTTTTTTTTAAAGACCCAACCGACTTTTGGCGCCTGTTCTTCTTGTTCACACTCATAGCCTCTATTGTGGGGTTAAAATACTTCTCACCGTAG
- a CDS encoding cytochrome c — MQRKTSLLVRSLALVVIALSLSACNIQGFFTKYSDDPVWVDPTAAKQTASAGGTDAGPGKAVYGRICAACHLGSGKGVPNNNIPPLAGSALVVGDAEKPIKIVLHGLRGEIERDGIKINGQMAAWKDQLSDQEIADVLTYVRSSFGNSADAVSADQVASVREATAGQVTPYQESEL, encoded by the coding sequence ATGCAAAGAAAAACAAGTTTATTAGTTCGCAGCCTTGCACTAGTCGTCATTGCTCTGTCGCTATCTGCATGCAACATTCAAGGCTTCTTTACAAAGTATTCCGACGATCCGGTTTGGGTTGACCCAACGGCTGCCAAGCAGACCGCAAGTGCCGGCGGAACTGATGCCGGACCGGGCAAAGCCGTGTACGGCAGGATCTGTGCAGCCTGTCACCTTGGTAGTGGTAAGGGTGTTCCCAACAACAACATACCGCCCCTTGCAGGTTCTGCCCTGGTTGTCGGTGATGCCGAAAAACCAATCAAGATCGTCCTGCACGGTCTCCGTGGCGAGATCGAGCGGGATGGTATAAAAATCAATGGTCAGATGGCTGCATGGAAGGATCAGCTGTCAGATCAGGAGATTGCAGATGTACTGACGTACGTACGGAGCTCATTCGGGAATTCGGCTGACGCCGTGAGTGCAGACCAGGTAGCTTCGGTGCGGGAAGCAACTGCCGGACAGGTAACTCCATATCAAGAATCTGAACTTTAA